One Natrinema longum genomic window, CGGTTTCGTCGCCGTCGAACGCGCCGCGTTCGGCGAGCTCCCACGCGCCGCTCGCGGCCGCCCCTGCGCTGGGGATCAGTTCGAGGCCCGTCGTCTGGGCCACCCGGACGGCGGCCTCGAGGATGTCGGGGTCGTCGGTCGCGACCGCGCCGCCGTCGGTCTCGCGGATCGCCTCGAGCACCCGCGCGCTCGCAGTCGGGTCCGGTACCTCCAGTTCGCCACAGATCGTGTCCGGGTGGTCGACCGGTTCGTGTTCGTCGCGGCCGTCCTCGAGGGCATCGACGATCGGCGCACAGCCGGACGCTTGCGCGGCGTAGAGCGCCGGCGTCTCGTCGATCAGGCCCAGTTCTCGGAACTCCCGTGTGGCCTTGGCGAGGCCGACGAGTCCGGTGCCGGTTCCCGTCGGATAACAGATCGCGTCGGGCACCGCCCACTCGAGCTGTTCGGCGAGTTCGTAGAACAGCGTCTTCGCGCCCTCGTGACGGTAGGGAGTGTCGAACGACCGGAGCGAGTACCAGTCGTCGTGTTCGGCCAGCCCCTCCTCGAACGCAGCGGCGGCGTCGTCGAAGCGACCGCCGACGACGTTCATGTCGCCGCCGTGGACGTTGACCATCGCCTTGTTCGTAAAGCCGGACCGCGAGGGGAGATACGCGTGTGCCTCGAGTCCCGCGCGGGCCGCGTAGGCCGCGGCGGCCTGGCCGCCGTTGCCCGTCGAGGGGAGCGCGACGTCGGTCGCGCCGTCCTCGAGTGCTGCCGTCACGGCCACCGACGCGCCGCGATCCGTGACCGAGCCCGTCGGGTTCCGGGCCTCGTCTTTGATCAGGACGCGTCCGACGCCGAGTTCGTCGGCAAGATCGGGACAGTCGACCAGCGGCGTGGCTCCTTCCGCCGTCGTCACCGCGGACTCGCGGGCGAAGGGCAGCAGTTCCGCGTAGCGCCACTGCGAGTCGAACGGCCGAGACGCGAGCCGCTCGCGATCGAGGTCGATCGCGTCGTACTCGTAGGTCGGATCGAGCGCCCCGCCACACGCCGGACACTGGTGTGACTCGGCGGCGTCGACGGTGGCCCCGCAGTCGACACACTCGAGGCCGTCAAAGGCGGCTGTCGGGTTCATACTGGGATGTTCGCGGCTCCGAACTAAGGGTTGTCCATCGACGGCTCAGTCCGACGCGGGGATCAGCGATCGATCGCGATCGAAGCGAGCGGTGAGTCTCGGAGTCGGTGACCCGAACGAGAGAACGAAGAGATCAGTTGTCGCCGGTCTTCGACTGCCACTCGTAGTCGCGGCGTTTGGCGGACTTGCCGAAGCCACACGACGAGCAAACTTTCTTTTTCGTGTGATAGGACTTCTCTCCGCAGCGACGACACTTGGTGTGGGTCGTCTTGTTCTTCTTTCCTTGGCTTGGGGTTCCTGCACCAGTCATGGAGTGATCGAGACGACGTTATCGCCGCGTATAATGGTTGTGTCTTCGACTGGGGCCTCGTCGTCGATGCCGCCCTCGACGGGGATCGTGACGTCCTCGAGGACCAGGTTCATGTGTTGATCGTAGCCGGCGAGTTCGCCGACGTACTCGTCGCCACTTTTGAGCCGCACCGAAACGCGTTCGCCGAGCGACGCCTCGAGGACGTCCAGCGGTCGTCCACTCATACGCAACAC contains:
- a CDS encoding threonine synthase — translated: MNPTAAFDGLECVDCGATVDAAESHQCPACGGALDPTYEYDAIDLDRERLASRPFDSQWRYAELLPFARESAVTTAEGATPLVDCPDLADELGVGRVLIKDEARNPTGSVTDRGASVAVTAALEDGATDVALPSTGNGGQAAAAYAARAGLEAHAYLPSRSGFTNKAMVNVHGGDMNVVGGRFDDAAAAFEEGLAEHDDWYSLRSFDTPYRHEGAKTLFYELAEQLEWAVPDAICYPTGTGTGLVGLAKATREFRELGLIDETPALYAAQASGCAPIVDALEDGRDEHEPVDHPDTICGELEVPDPTASARVLEAIRETDGGAVATDDPDILEAAVRVAQTTGLELIPSAGAAASGAWELAERGAFDGDETVVIVNTGSGNKEADVLRSHLMSQGV
- a CDS encoding 50S ribosomal protein L37e is translated as MTGAGTPSQGKKNKTTHTKCRRCGEKSYHTKKKVCSSCGFGKSAKRRDYEWQSKTGDN
- a CDS encoding LSM domain-containing protein; the encoded protein is MSGRPLDVLEASLGERVSVRLKSGDEYVGELAGYDQHMNLVLEDVTIPVEGGIDDEAPVEDTTIIRGDNVVSITP